A stretch of Campylobacter gracilis DNA encodes these proteins:
- a CDS encoding histidinol-phosphatase has translation MRADLHNHTYLCNHASGEPRQYLEAAIARGIEIFGFADHAPMNFDQKYRMSFEQMELYERMIRGLRDEFSGRIDVRLGYEVDFMTKKELMDERIFAREVDYLIGSVHFLNNWGFDNEEFLDQWSGREIDDVYREYFALICALCKSGKFDILGHMDLIKIFKFTPKKDIRVLAGGAINAIKKSGIVVELNSAGLRKPANEIYPSDALLEVLADADVPITLSSDAHSVAQVALNYDKIYAKAREFGYERIAVFKNRERQFVNLA, from the coding sequence ATGCGAGCCGATCTACACAACCACACCTATCTTTGCAACCACGCTAGCGGCGAGCCGCGGCAGTATTTGGAAGCGGCGATCGCACGAGGCATAGAAATTTTCGGCTTTGCGGATCATGCGCCGATGAACTTCGATCAAAAATACCGAATGAGCTTCGAACAGATGGAACTTTACGAGCGGATGATTAGGGGTCTGCGAGATGAGTTTAGCGGGCGGATCGACGTGCGGCTGGGATATGAGGTCGATTTTATGACGAAAAAAGAGCTAATGGATGAGCGGATTTTCGCGCGCGAGGTCGATTATCTCATCGGCTCGGTGCATTTTTTAAACAACTGGGGCTTTGATAACGAGGAATTTTTAGATCAGTGGAGTGGGCGCGAAATAGACGACGTTTATCGCGAATACTTTGCGCTGATCTGCGCGCTGTGCAAAAGCGGTAAATTCGACATTTTAGGGCATATGGATCTGATTAAAATTTTTAAATTTACTCCGAAAAAAGATATTAGAGTTTTGGCAGGCGGCGCGATAAACGCGATCAAAAAAAGCGGCATCGTCGTGGAGCTAAACTCCGCGGGGCTTCGCAAGCCCGCAAATGAAATTTATCCAAGCGACGCGCTTTTGGAGGTGCTTGCGGATGCGGACGTGCCGATCACGCTTAGCTCGGACGCGCACTCGGTAGCTCAAGTAGCACTAAACTACGATAAAATTTACGCCAAAGCGCGCGAGTTCGGCTACGAGCGGATCGCAGTTTTCAAAAACCGCGAGCGACAGTTCGTAAATCTGGCGTAA
- the glnA gene encoding type I glutamate--ammonia ligase, with the protein MGKFVNDVKEFFKFCDENEVEFVDFRFTDLKGTWHHVAYNYKRLPKDFADGIPFDASSVAAWQPIDKSDMMLKPDVATAFLDPFTADVTIIVICDVYDIYKNELYEKCPRSIAKKAEQFLQTTGLGDTCYFGPENEFFIFDDVKIIDDMNCAMFKVDTEEGHWNSGKNYKDGFNSGHRPGVKGGYFPVQPVDSMVDLRAEMLKVLEQIGLETFICHHEVAQGQGEIGVKYGTLVEAADNVQKYKYVVKMVAHLNGKTATFMPKPLYGDNGSGMHVHQSIWKKGKNTFYKKGNYANLSDAARWYIGGVLKHARSVAAFTNPSTNSYKRLIPGFEAPSILTYSSQNRSASIRIPYGSGEHSVRAEMRFPDSTACPYLAFAAMLMAGIDGIKNKTEPVGPMDENLFKLHLDEIRERGIEQLPHTLRGSLEAVIRDNEYLRPIMSELFIETYQHFKFETQVWPYEARPTPFEFATNYSC; encoded by the coding sequence ATGGGAAAATTTGTTAATGACGTGAAGGAATTTTTTAAATTTTGCGATGAAAACGAGGTCGAGTTCGTGGATTTTAGATTTACCGATCTAAAAGGCACCTGGCACCATGTCGCTTACAACTACAAGCGCCTGCCGAAGGACTTCGCCGACGGAATTCCGTTCGACGCAAGCTCAGTAGCGGCATGGCAGCCAATCGATAAATCCGATATGATGCTAAAGCCCGATGTAGCAACGGCGTTTTTGGATCCGTTCACCGCGGACGTTACGATCATCGTCATCTGCGACGTTTACGACATCTACAAAAACGAGCTTTACGAAAAATGCCCGCGCTCTATCGCTAAAAAAGCCGAGCAGTTTCTACAAACCACGGGTCTTGGAGATACCTGCTATTTCGGGCCGGAGAATGAATTTTTCATTTTCGACGACGTAAAGATCATCGACGATATGAACTGCGCGATGTTTAAGGTAGATACCGAAGAGGGGCATTGGAACAGCGGCAAAAACTACAAAGACGGCTTTAATAGCGGTCACCGCCCGGGCGTAAAGGGCGGCTACTTCCCCGTCCAGCCCGTCGATTCGATGGTCGATCTGCGCGCCGAGATGCTAAAGGTACTTGAGCAGATCGGGCTTGAGACCTTCATCTGCCACCACGAAGTAGCGCAAGGACAGGGCGAGATCGGCGTTAAATACGGCACTCTCGTCGAGGCCGCCGACAACGTGCAAAAATACAAATACGTAGTAAAGATGGTCGCGCACCTAAACGGCAAGACCGCGACCTTTATGCCAAAGCCACTCTACGGCGATAACGGCAGCGGAATGCACGTGCACCAATCGATCTGGAAAAAGGGCAAAAACACCTTTTACAAAAAGGGCAACTACGCAAATTTAAGCGACGCGGCGAGGTGGTATATCGGCGGCGTGCTAAAGCATGCGCGCAGCGTCGCGGCGTTTACGAACCCGAGCACCAACAGCTACAAGCGCCTGATCCCGGGCTTTGAGGCGCCGTCCATTCTAACTTATTCGAGCCAAAACCGCTCCGCTTCGATCCGCATCCCTTACGGCAGCGGCGAGCACTCGGTGCGCGCGGAGATGCGCTTCCCAGATAGCACCGCGTGCCCGTATTTGGCATTTGCGGCGATGCTGATGGCGGGAATCGACGGTATCAAAAACAAAACCGAGCCGGTGGGGCCGATGGATGAGAATTTATTCAAACTACACCTAGATGAAATTCGCGAGCGTGGTATCGAGCAGCTTCCGCACACGCTTCGCGGCAGTCTAGAAGCGGTGATCCGCGATAATGAGTATCTGCGCCCGATAATGAGCGAGCTTTTTATCGAGACCTATCAGCATTTTAAATTTGAAACTCAGGTTTGGCCTTACGAGGCGCGCCCTACGCCGTTTGAGTTTGCGACGAATTATTCGTGCTAA
- a CDS encoding ComEC/Rec2 family competence protein: protein MKLQLFYSKREILYFLLILLGILSINLGLKFYEFKEFRAKNYAFYDAQILNAYTKTNERGRTYTVLKLKTADFTLYTTAGLGREFHRFARVNIGIVTKNVKFLDFLKQRFYAPNFKISAETAPSGAKWRAISFVRAQHEDEMTADLYSALYFATEISKPLRASVTNWGIAHIISISGFHLGIIFSTVFLLAMPIYRYFQDRYFPYRSAKRDLSVFVIVLMSGYLFVLDFTPSFLRSLAMCCVGFYLAMRNFYVVKFTNLFLTIALLLAFFPHLAFSIGFYFSCLGVLYIFLYLHHFAPKFKLWQNVILFNLYVWLSMNVAVYYFFPTASLQQLSVMPLGYVFVIFYPLSIFLHLFGLGGALDTPLLAFLNFALPSFQAQIPPLLFALANICALAAIKLRYAALGCAIIGISPIFFIT, encoded by the coding sequence GTGAAGCTTCAACTCTTTTACTCTAAACGCGAAATTTTATACTTTCTGCTTATTTTACTTGGAATTTTATCGATAAATTTAGGCTTGAAATTTTATGAATTTAAAGAATTTCGCGCGAAAAACTACGCTTTTTACGACGCGCAAATTTTAAACGCCTATACCAAAACGAACGAGCGCGGCCGCACCTACACGGTGCTAAAGCTCAAAACGGCGGATTTCACCCTCTACACGACTGCCGGGCTCGGGCGGGAATTTCACCGCTTCGCGCGCGTAAATATCGGCATCGTAACGAAAAACGTAAAATTTTTAGATTTTTTAAAGCAGCGCTTTTACGCGCCAAATTTTAAAATTTCAGCTGAGACCGCACCTTCTGGGGCAAAATGGCGCGCGATAAGCTTCGTTCGCGCCCAACACGAAGATGAGATGACGGCGGATCTTTACTCCGCGCTGTATTTTGCGACCGAAATTTCAAAACCGCTGCGCGCTAGCGTGACGAACTGGGGCATAGCGCACATCATCTCGATCAGCGGCTTTCATCTGGGCATTATCTTTAGCACGGTCTTTCTCTTGGCGATGCCGATCTACCGCTATTTTCAGGATCGCTACTTTCCGTACCGCAGCGCTAAGCGCGATCTTAGCGTCTTTGTGATCGTGCTGATGAGCGGATATCTCTTCGTGCTTGATTTTACGCCGAGCTTTCTGCGCTCGCTTGCGATGTGCTGCGTGGGGTTTTACCTTGCGATGCGAAATTTCTACGTCGTGAAATTTACGAACCTCTTTCTAACGATCGCGCTTCTGCTCGCGTTTTTCCCGCACCTGGCCTTTTCGATCGGATTTTATTTCTCCTGCCTCGGCGTGCTGTATATTTTCCTCTACCTGCACCATTTCGCGCCTAAATTTAAGCTCTGGCAGAACGTCATACTTTTTAATCTCTACGTTTGGCTCAGCATGAACGTGGCGGTCTATTATTTCTTCCCGACCGCTTCGTTGCAGCAGCTTAGCGTCATGCCGCTAGGATACGTGTTTGTAATCTTTTATCCGCTGAGTATCTTTTTGCATCTATTCGGGCTCGGCGGCGCGCTCGATACGCCGCTGCTTGCGTTTTTAAACTTTGCTCTACCGAGCTTTCAGGCGCAAATTCCGCCGCTTCTTTTCGCGCTTGCAAACATCTGCGCGCTTGCTGCGATTAAGCTTCGCTACGCAGCACTCGGTTGCGCGATAATCGGAATTTCGCCGATATTTTTTATAACGTAG
- a CDS encoding YciI family protein — translation MFIANLTYVKEISEVDRFINEHNAFLDRFYAADKFICSGRKVPRTGGIILINAKDRTELDEIIAQDPFFQNGVAKYEIIEFAPTKFAPEFWRLFGE, via the coding sequence ATGTTTATTGCAAACCTCACTTACGTTAAAGAAATTAGCGAAGTCGATCGCTTTATCAACGAGCACAACGCGTTTTTAGACCGATTTTATGCGGCGGATAAATTTATCTGCTCAGGGCGCAAAGTCCCTCGCACGGGCGGTATCATCTTAATCAACGCCAAAGACCGCACGGAGCTTGATGAGATCATCGCGCAAGATCCGTTCTTCCAAAACGGCGTCGCAAAATACGAGATCATAGAATTTGCGCCGACGAAATTTGCGCCCGAGTTTTGGAGGCTTTTCGGCGAATAG
- a CDS encoding GNAT family N-acetyltransferase, which translates to MLIKLRLAKPQDADALLEIYAPYVKQTAISFEYDVPSTAEFAERIEQTLQRYPYLLAYASDEAACANDERNENFKISASAAGAGSEILPADEARNRASAAAKQNSANLIASAKQSGVNLKHRQILGYAYASAFKERAAYDWSAESSVYVSQNVRALGIGRLLYEALQRALKAQNIADMNACIACGDDEYLNDASVRFHERMGFRFVGKFERCAYKFGRWYDMAWMQKPIGEHLQNQPTMRPFARFRDEICASADIEI; encoded by the coding sequence GTGTTGATAAAACTGCGGCTAGCGAAGCCGCAAGATGCGGACGCGCTGCTTGAAATTTACGCGCCTTACGTAAAGCAAACGGCGATCAGCTTCGAATACGACGTGCCCAGCACCGCGGAATTTGCGGAGCGCATCGAGCAAACGCTGCAAAGATACCCCTATCTGCTCGCTTACGCAAGCGATGAGGCGGCATGCGCGAACGACGAACGAAATGAAAATTTTAAAATTTCTGCGAGTGCGGCGGGCGCAGGGAGTGAAATTTTGCCCGCAGACGAGGCGCGAAATCGCGCAAGCGCTGCGGCGAAACAAAATAGTGCAAATTTAATCGCCTCGGCAAAACAAAGCGGCGTAAATTTAAAACACAGACAAATCCTCGGCTACGCCTACGCTTCGGCTTTCAAAGAGCGCGCGGCATACGATTGGTCGGCGGAGAGCTCTGTTTATGTATCGCAAAACGTGCGCGCTCTTGGTATCGGCAGGCTACTCTACGAAGCGCTACAGCGCGCGCTCAAGGCTCAAAACATCGCAGATATGAACGCTTGCATCGCTTGCGGTGATGACGAATATCTAAACGACGCGAGCGTGCGCTTTCACGAGCGCATGGGCTTTCGCTTCGTCGGCAAATTCGAGCGCTGCGCCTATAAATTTGGCCGCTGGTACGATATGGCGTGGATGCAAAAGCCGATCGGCGAGCATCTGCAAAACCAGCCTACGATGAGGCCTTTCGCGCGCTTTAGAGATGAAATTTGCGCGAGCGCGGACATTGAAATTTAA
- a CDS encoding colicin immunity domain-containing protein, with amino-acid sequence MIEEYIKIIEDFLQNRIDVFEFEKIYWDKFMNDKNFPDEYYEPLNRLLTDIDEFEPDEELRGDDTVGDSLSEEDLRECAKRALKQIALLK; translated from the coding sequence ATGATAGAGGAATATATAAAAATAATAGAGGATTTTTTGCAAAATAGAATCGATGTATTTGAATTCGAAAAGATATATTGGGATAAATTTATGAATGATAAAAATTTCCCCGATGAATATTATGAGCCGCTAAACAGGCTTCTTACCGATATCGATGAATTCGAACCGGACGAAGAGTTGAGGGGTGATGATACGGTAGGTGATTCATTAAGCGAAGAGGATTTAAGGGAGTGCGCGAAAAGGGCTTTAAAACAAATTGCACTTCTAAAATAG
- a CDS encoding Imm41 family immunity protein — MNLVNFYRNTAFDDRYDANSFIGMILDYNLWSDDEYWKLEADLKKILQHYKNKELDPEIMQGIISISNDIFLNGSWRDVDIDAKSECFKTYEYQEDTKPNIFDRFRRIKSLLLAVASGDENFYKIKFFY, encoded by the coding sequence ATGAATCTTGTAAATTTTTATAGAAATACCGCATTTGATGATAGATATGATGCAAATTCGTTCATAGGTATGATTTTGGATTATAATTTATGGTCCGATGATGAATATTGGAAACTAGAAGCCGATTTAAAAAAGATTTTGCAGCATTATAAAAACAAAGAGTTGGACCCAGAAATAATGCAAGGCATTATTTCTATCTCTAATGATATATTTCTAAACGGAAGTTGGCGCGACGTAGATATAGACGCAAAAAGCGAATGTTTTAAAACGTATGAATATCAAGAAGATACAAAGCCAAATATTTTCGATAGATTTCGTCGCATAAAAAGCTTATTATTGGCGGTTGCCTCAGGGGATGAAAATTTCTATAAAATCAAATTTTTCTATTAA
- a CDS encoding Imm41 family immunity protein: MDLELLYRNSTNSDKFSINSFVGKFIYQKTWSDCDYWKLDKTLMQILSFYHNKTLPREIFVAIIAIFNDVIGVEDKSEIYVSNILCAKNSDGVVPRIYDRFERLNVLCNSIVFKEEFSNSGFWYVPKD, translated from the coding sequence ATGGACTTAGAGCTTTTATACCGAAATTCAACAAATTCTGATAAATTCAGCATTAATTCGTTTGTCGGAAAATTTATCTATCAAAAAACTTGGTCGGATTGCGACTATTGGAAGTTAGATAAAACTTTAATGCAGATTTTGAGCTTTTATCATAACAAAACGCTTCCAAGAGAAATTTTCGTCGCAATAATAGCAATATTTAATGATGTTATCGGCGTGGAGGACAAATCGGAAATTTATGTAAGCAATATATTGTGTGCGAAAAACAGCGACGGCGTAGTACCTAGAATATATGATAGATTTGAAAGATTAAATGTTCTGTGCAATAGCATCGTATTCAAAGAAGAATTTAGCAATAGCGGTTTTTGGTATGTTCCAAAGGATTAA
- a CDS encoding transglycosylase SLT domain-containing protein, translated as MKKLVFALFLALQAPAYSPNEIVNAITAVAQNEGVKPEILYTIVKIESDFEPYTISFLTNKANADYFAGLRNQNIRIRTSNYSLNSSKWVVTIIPANEIYAVQIAKYLYEDGFSIDVGLGQLNAVNFSQNEIDYIFNPMYNLTKCAKILRKCWNAKNKNIKDTIECYNYGMRKRYSNPYYKRFYEHYEKFFGKPY; from the coding sequence ATGAAAAAGTTGGTTTTCGCCCTGTTTTTAGCGCTTCAAGCCCCCGCTTACTCGCCGAACGAGATCGTAAACGCCATCACAGCAGTAGCGCAAAACGAAGGAGTAAAGCCCGAAATTTTATACACCATCGTCAAAATCGAAAGCGACTTCGAGCCCTACACGATCTCCTTTTTGACGAACAAAGCAAATGCCGATTATTTCGCCGGCCTGCGCAATCAAAATATCCGTATCAGGACGAGCAACTACAGCCTAAATTCCAGCAAATGGGTCGTTACGATAATACCGGCAAACGAAATTTACGCCGTGCAGATCGCCAAGTACCTGTATGAGGACGGATTTAGCATTGACGTAGGACTCGGGCAGCTAAACGCCGTAAATTTCAGCCAAAATGAGATCGATTATATATTCAACCCAATGTATAACCTCACCAAATGCGCCAAGATCCTGCGCAAATGCTGGAACGCCAAAAATAAAAATATCAAAGACACGATTGAGTGCTACAACTACGGCATGCGCAAGCGCTACTCAAACCCCTACTACAAGCGCTTTTACGAGCATTACGAGAAATTTTTCGGCAAGCCCTATTAA
- a CDS encoding DarT1-associated NADAR antitoxin family protein, which produces MQAIRPIFYAIDKSPFVKSVDIKFEFFSGFALSQKIKSIDSLLSNARAELKSEKILEISKASPNPLGKALSAFNLKLRLKDEEQNLIEASVERFFQGSKFFERGGPFEEIIFSAKVHPKKYPPLKNSGNFCGFELFGERFSTEPKTYFYDFLYLSALKQNPNLADEVLRYDYFSDIEFNPKKSFSAQSRAAALFVGLSRNGIFKEIFADKDTFFDFYCKNFKRESLF; this is translated from the coding sequence ATGCAGGCTATTAGACCGATTTTTTATGCGATAGATAAAAGTCCTTTTGTAAAAAGTGTAGATATAAAATTTGAATTTTTTAGCGGCTTTGCGTTATCTCAAAAGATAAAATCAATAGATAGCCTTTTAAGCAACGCTAGAGCCGAGCTTAAAAGCGAAAAAATTCTAGAAATCAGTAAGGCATCGCCAAATCCTCTCGGCAAAGCATTAAGCGCTTTTAATCTAAAGCTTCGTTTAAAAGATGAAGAGCAAAATTTAATAGAAGCTAGCGTTGAACGGTTTTTTCAAGGCTCAAAATTTTTTGAGCGAGGCGGTCCGTTTGAAGAGATTATTTTTAGTGCTAAAGTTCATCCTAAAAAATATCCGCCGTTAAAAAATAGCGGAAATTTTTGTGGATTTGAGCTTTTCGGCGAACGTTTTAGTACCGAGCCAAAAACGTATTTTTATGATTTTTTATATCTAAGCGCTCTAAAACAAAATCCAAATTTAGCGGATGAAGTTTTAAGATATGATTATTTCAGCGATATAGAATTTAATCCTAAAAAGTCATTTTCCGCTCAATCTCGTGCTGCCGCACTCTTTGTAGGATTAAGCCGAAACGGAATTTTTAAAGAAATTTTTGCAGATAAGGATACATTTTTTGATTTTTACTGTAAAAATTTTAAAAGAGAAAGTCTATTTTAA
- a CDS encoding DarT ssDNA thymidine ADP-ribosyltransferase family protein has product MYSSLDAAIANIKKFSRCKNFHYPNIPQVGDIADFKPEPKFNLTKDENYQEALAFINDNFTGKSKYYDFIHLTKLSNLSSIIKMGGIFCMNYLKNNGIGPNLLTNELSNELDNRRNLGDYVHLSVIGDNCMLNTFIDRHKNENLAIILISPIVLFYHAFIMSDQNATANAAHIGRYSTIKNYLNFVSLYSIQEFPSYDVAQNSLYKISQAEVMIYEKIPLKFVSEIIPLVRN; this is encoded by the coding sequence ATGTATTCCAGTCTAGACGCCGCTATTGCGAATATAAAGAAATTTTCTCGCTGCAAGAATTTTCATTACCCAAATATTCCTCAAGTCGGTGATATTGCGGATTTCAAACCGGAGCCGAAGTTTAATTTAACCAAAGACGAAAACTATCAAGAAGCCCTAGCTTTCATTAATGATAATTTTACAGGCAAGAGCAAATATTACGATTTTATCCATTTAACAAAACTTTCAAATTTAAGCTCCATTATAAAAATGGGTGGAATTTTTTGTATGAACTATTTAAAAAATAATGGCATAGGACCAAATTTATTAACTAACGAGCTATCCAATGAGCTAGATAATAGACGCAATTTAGGGGATTATGTGCATTTATCTGTCATAGGCGATAATTGTATGCTTAACACTTTTATCGATAGGCATAAAAATGAAAACCTTGCTATTATTTTAATATCTCCGATCGTGTTATTTTATCATGCCTTTATTATGAGTGATCAAAACGCCACGGCAAATGCAGCGCATATTGGAAGGTATAGCACTATCAAAAACTATTTAAATTTTGTAAGTCTTTATTCTATACAAGAATTTCCATCATACGACGTAGCTCAAAATAGTTTATACAAGATTTCGCAAGCTGAAGTTATGATTTACGAAAAGATTCCACTAAAATTTGTAAGCGAAATAATACCGCTAGTTAGGAATTAA
- a CDS encoding energy-coupling factor ABC transporter ATP-binding protein, with translation MSCSLKALGLSAKNGEREIFRGVNLSVGHKEKVAILGANGQGKTSLLQILGGLRQWGEGEIELFGEKLECVEDFAKFRHEIGFLFQNSDDQFLCASVFEDVAFSLRAQNERLKRAQNAEKRRGIFSKFFGRNAQILRQGSENDHLKKLEILSEEQIERKALETLRCLGIEHLRERVPFHLSGGEKKLVALAGALVCEPRILLLDEPTTALDEAMQERVAGILAGLDVSEIIVSHDKNFIDKIADKIYYLKSDGLYESP, from the coding sequence ATGAGCTGCTCGCTTAAGGCGCTGGGTTTAAGCGCTAAAAACGGCGAGCGAGAAATTTTTCGCGGCGTAAATTTGAGCGTAGGGCATAAGGAAAAAGTGGCGATCTTGGGCGCAAATGGGCAGGGCAAGACGAGCCTGCTTCAAATTTTAGGCGGCCTAAGGCAATGGGGCGAGGGTGAGATCGAGCTTTTCGGCGAGAAGCTTGAGTGTGTGGAGGATTTTGCAAAATTTCGCCACGAGATCGGGTTTTTATTTCAAAACAGCGACGATCAATTTTTGTGCGCGAGCGTGTTTGAGGACGTCGCATTTAGCCTGCGTGCGCAAAACGAGCGGTTAAAACGAGCGCAAAATGCGGAGAAAAGACGTGGAATTTTTTCTAAATTTTTTGGTCGTAATGCGCAAATTTTAAGGCAGGGCAGCGAAAACGACCATCTAAAAAAGCTTGAAATTTTAAGCGAAGAGCAGATCGAGCGCAAGGCGCTGGAGACGCTGCGATGTCTGGGAATCGAGCATCTGCGCGAGCGAGTACCCTTTCATCTAAGCGGCGGCGAGAAAAAGCTGGTGGCGCTTGCAGGCGCGCTGGTGTGTGAGCCTAGGATACTGCTACTGGACGAGCCTACGACGGCGCTTGATGAGGCGATGCAGGAGCGTGTGGCGGGGATCTTGGCGGGGCTTGACGTAAGCGAGATCATCGTCTCGCACGATAAAAACTTCATCGATAAAATCGCGGATAAAATCTATTATTTGAAATCAGATGGGCTGTATGAAAGCCCATGA
- a CDS encoding energy-coupling factor transporter transmembrane component T gives MSPAVSLLAFFIFSFGVGLSGQLYAAFFAPPLLLFALKISIARAVCTRLAVLNIFAILSALSPAIVGNYELTGVIFLRANLIMAFAILLFYGKDEYFFARGFYGLGLGEKLSSLVYCCGRFVNFLRSDLTRLQALLRMRGFVGTSGIFTYKIYANLVGILAISALEQARNLSLVMSARGFCGRLFYERREALSVSEASFLAFVLACVSIKIGAIL, from the coding sequence ATGAGCCCCGCCGTATCACTGCTAGCGTTTTTCATCTTCAGCTTCGGCGTCGGACTTAGCGGGCAGCTTTACGCGGCGTTTTTTGCCCCGCCGCTACTTCTTTTTGCGCTTAAAATTTCGATTGCGCGCGCGGTCTGCACAAGGCTTGCGGTATTAAATATCTTTGCTATTTTAAGTGCATTAAGCCCCGCCATAGTCGGCAACTACGAGCTTACAGGCGTGATATTTTTGCGCGCGAATTTGATAATGGCGTTTGCGATTTTGCTATTTTACGGCAAGGATGAATATTTTTTCGCGCGCGGATTTTACGGGCTGGGACTCGGCGAAAAGCTAAGCTCTTTGGTGTATTGCTGCGGGCGATTCGTAAATTTTTTACGCTCGGATTTGACGAGGCTGCAAGCGCTTTTGCGGATGCGCGGATTTGTAGGGACGAGCGGAATTTTCACCTATAAAATTTATGCAAATTTAGTTGGAATTTTAGCGATTTCGGCGCTTGAGCAAGCAAGAAATTTAAGCCTGGTGATGAGCGCGCGAGGATTTTGCGGTAGGCTATTTTACGAACGTCGCGAGGCTTTAAGCGTCTCGGAAGCCTCGTTTTTGGCATTCGTGCTGGCGTGCGTATCTATTAAAATCGGAGCTATCTTATGA
- the cbiM gene encoding cobalt transporter CbiM, translating into MHISEGVLSAPVLLAGWAVTAPAVAAILWRVRQSEIPRIACFSALFFVASFVHLPVGVSSMHLMLSGLVGAFLGSRAILAIFVALFLQGVFFGFGGLSVLGVNTAVIGFPAVLGGLLAAAAKAQELKVRTQKIYLFLAGFVPIVCSMLFLDLVLFISGREFFAIATLISLEGAILAVLEGIITLFALSFIAKFYGGQRR; encoded by the coding sequence GTGCACATTAGCGAAGGAGTTTTGAGCGCGCCCGTGCTGCTCGCAGGCTGGGCGGTTACGGCGCCTGCGGTAGCGGCGATTTTATGGCGCGTAAGGCAGTCTGAAATCCCGAGGATCGCATGTTTTAGCGCGCTGTTTTTCGTCGCCTCTTTCGTGCACCTGCCCGTGGGGGTCAGCTCCATGCACCTGATGCTAAGCGGGCTCGTGGGCGCGTTTTTGGGCTCGCGCGCGATCTTGGCGATTTTCGTTGCGCTATTTTTGCAAGGGGTGTTTTTCGGCTTCGGAGGGCTTAGCGTGCTCGGCGTAAATACCGCAGTCATCGGCTTTCCGGCGGTTTTGGGCGGGCTCCTTGCCGCCGCCGCAAAAGCGCAAGAGCTAAAAGTGCGCACGCAAAAAATTTATCTATTTTTGGCGGGTTTCGTGCCGATCGTCTGCTCGATGCTGTTTCTTGATCTCGTGCTTTTCATCAGCGGACGGGAGTTTTTTGCTATCGCGACGCTCATCTCGCTCGAAGGCGCGATCCTGGCTGTTTTGGAAGGTATCATCACTCTTTTTGCGCTTAGCTTTATTGCGAAATTTTACGGCGGACAGAGGCGATGA
- a CDS encoding DUF4198 domain-containing protein, producing MKAKFAFLGIFAASLAFAHFGVLTTDKNVVEDQKDATLKLNLEFSHPFLQESMNLQKPAEFGVFIDGEKKSLLGSLKEQKKGENSYFAAEFKVDKPSLLAFYFDPKPYAEPAERKMIRHITKTYVDAYGAGEGWDKPLGLEAEIVPLVRPYALYAGEIFSGVFLLHGKPVPGADVEIELYNDKGYKAPSEAHVTQVVKTNGAGEFSFVMPVAGWWGFAALSEEEAAKGSEQPVNELGAVLWIKADELKK from the coding sequence ATGAAGGCAAAATTTGCTTTTTTAGGAATTTTCGCAGCGAGCCTTGCGTTCGCACATTTCGGCGTTCTTACGACGGATAAAAATGTAGTAGAGGATCAAAAAGACGCTACTTTAAAGCTAAATTTGGAATTCTCCCATCCGTTTTTACAGGAGTCTATGAATCTACAAAAGCCCGCAGAATTTGGCGTTTTTATTGATGGTGAGAAAAAATCGCTCCTAGGTAGCCTAAAAGAGCAGAAAAAGGGTGAAAATTCCTATTTCGCGGCGGAATTTAAAGTTGACAAGCCATCGCTTTTAGCGTTTTATTTCGATCCGAAACCCTATGCCGAGCCGGCCGAGCGCAAGATGATCCGCCATATCACCAAAACCTACGTCGATGCTTACGGCGCGGGCGAAGGCTGGGATAAGCCGCTCGGGCTAGAGGCGGAGATCGTGCCGCTAGTGCGGCCTTATGCGCTGTATGCGGGCGAGATATTTAGCGGAGTTTTTTTACTGCACGGAAAGCCCGTCCCGGGCGCGGACGTGGAGATCGAGCTATATAACGATAAGGGCTACAAAGCCCCTAGCGAGGCGCATGTCACGCAGGTCGTTAAAACCAACGGCGCGGGCGAGTTTAGCTTCGTGATGCCGGTTGCCGGCTGGTGGGGCTTTGCGGCTCTTAGCGAGGAGGAGGCCGCCAAAGGAAGCGAGCAGCCCGTAAATGAGCTGGGCGCTGTGCTTTGGATCAAAGCAGACGAGCTGAAAAAATAA